Genomic segment of Pseudomonas iranensis:
AAAGGCGAAGAAACCGACCACCATCAACGACAGCATTGCCAGGGTGGTTTCGTTCTGTGACGACAGCACCCGGTCATAGACTTGAAGCATGTAGATGGACGGCACCAGCATCAACACGTTGATCAGCGCGGTGAAACAACCGACGCTGATCAAGATGCTTTTATAGTCACCCAATGCCTTGATTAACGGAGCGGTGGCTGGGGCCTTCGCCATCTTCATTGATTCTTCCTGAACAGTATTCATCGCGCCTGCGGGGCGAGACTTCAATTAATTAAGCGTCCATCCCGGAATACACTTCCGTGGCGCCCATTTAAATTTTCATGACAACTAGCGCTGATTGATGCAGCGCAGTTGATTTGTTTACCTTGCTTATAACCATGCGACGAATCGCTATAGCTATATCGGTTTGTAAAAGGCAGATCAGTTATCGGGCGCCGTACGTTCCAGCGTGACGATCAGCCCGGACTTCAAAGTCGCCAGATATAACCCATCACGTTGGCGGCTGAAGAACTGGATTCTTGAGCCTTCGTGACCGGTGATCGACAAGCCGTCAGGATCAGGAAACCAGCCGATCGGAGCTTGCTCGAGCCATGCACCCAGACAGTCTGCGCCCTGGCCAACGGTCTTGTTGGCGAGCAGTTCGACGCTACAAGTATTCGAGGGCTTGTCCTGGAGCTTTTGCGCTCGCAGGTCATCGACTGTGCTGGACAGTGTTGCCTGCCACTTTCCGGCAAACACGGAGGGTTCTTCGAGTCTGAGGCTGCTTGCCATGCTTGTCGCTCCGGTCATCATCAGCGTGACTGCCATCAGCCATGCCATCGTCGTGTCAGTTAAAACGTATCGAGTCATAGGAAACTTCACTTCCGCTCGTAGCCTTGCTCGGCGATCAGTCCGATGCAAGCGAAGAAAGCGACGCACGAGGCGCCGCTTTCCTTTCACATCACGCCACGATGTCGCTGGTCGCAGCCTGGCCCACGGTGCTGACGATGAAATCAGCCACGCCATGCCCGGAGAAATCCACCGACAACAGGCTGTTGCCGCCCGACGAGGTCAACACGGCATCGCCGGCCGAACCGGTGAAGCTGTTGACGAAGTGCAGGCCCGCGCCGTTGGTGATGCCGGTCAGGTCGATCTTGTCCAGACCACTGACGAAATCGAGAATCTGATCGATCGCACCCGGCTTGGAGTCCGAGCTGGCGGCGAACACGAAAGTGTCCGATCCAGAACCGCCCCACAGTTTGTCAGCACCACCAGCGCCGTACAGGATGTCGTTGCCGGCACCGCCCTTCAGCTCGTTTGCCACGCTGTTGCCGATCAACAGATCGCTGCCCGAACCACCAATCGCGTTCTCGATGACCGCACCCTTGGCGATCGACACGTTGCCGACCATGCCGCCAACGTCGGAGAACGAAGCGCTGTTGAGGTTGATCTTCTGGTTTTGGGTGAAACCGGAGAAGTCCAGGGTATCCTTGCCGCCGGCATCCCACACCGAGAACACCACTTTGTCGCTCGACGACGACGCGCTGAGGAAATCGCGGCCGGTATTGGAGTTGAAGCCGTAGGTGGTGTCGCCGGTGCGGGTCGTGGTGTTGGCGCCGTAGAGCTTCTGGATCGCGGCGATGTCGTCCATCAGCGGGCCGGACGAGTAGGCTTCGACGCCGCCCTTGCTGAAGTTCTGGTTGGTGTTGCTCTCGCTCCAGTAACTCATGACGCTGTAGCCACGGGTGTCCTGGCCATAAGTCGCATCGTTGTAGGTCGGGTTGCCATTGCCGGCGTTGTAGTCGCCAGGGTGAGCAAGGCCCAGGGTGTGGCCGATTTCGTGGGTCAGGGTCTGACGACCGTAGTTGTTCAGATCCGGGTTCTTGTTCTGCGTGTAACCGCTGTTGATCAGGTACCACGAAGTACCGTCATAACCAGCGCCGGTCCCCGGCAGATAGGCAAACGCCGCAGCGCCATCCTGGCCACCGCTGTAGTTACCGAAGGTCATGTGCCCGTCGCCGCCCGAGGCTTTCTCGGTGAAGGTGACATTGGCCACGTCGGCCCAGGACTGCATGGCGAGCTTGGCCTGCGCCTGCTGTTGCGCGCTGAACTGACTGAACCCGCTGATGCCGTGCTTGTTCATCGTGCTGTTCGAGGCCGAGGTCAGGAACGTGTAGGTCAGTTCGATCTTGCCGCTGCCGTCCTTGTCCTGGTAGGCAGCGCCGTCACGCAGCAATTGCGTAGCCGCCTGGTCGACGGTGTACGAGGGTTTGCCATTGACCGTGAGGTTGCCGCCACGATCATACTGATGGCTAAAGCTATTGATCTGGTTGTACGCCGAGCTGAAGGCAGCCAGCTGGAAAGCCTGTTCGGCGGAATCAACAGCGTTGGTTTTAACTTTCGACATAAACACACTTCCTTGTTTAGCAATGGAACAGTTTTTGTCCGACAGGACGATCTTTGGCGAGATCGTCCTATCACTCGCCCAATGAAGGCGTAACGAACCTGACACAATTTGAAATCTGTCGTAAAGAGTTTTTTTGCGATCCAATTTGGCTGTATCAGGAAACTGCCGTAAACAAAGCGTGCGGGGAGGAAAGATTGTTTTTAGTTGTAGCGAGGGTGGAAATTGTCTGACGATTTTCTATTTAAATATTAAATATCGCTAAGTTTGAATTTGTTGGGCAAGTCACACTTTCATTCAGCGGTGCCAGTGCTTTGATATCAACTCTATGACTTTATTCGGACTGTAGGAGCTGACGAGTGCAACGAGGCTGCGATCTTTTGACTTTGACCTTTTTAAGATCAAGATCAAGAGATCGCAGCCTCGTGCACTCGTCAGCGCCTACAGAGGACGGAGGTTCAGCTACCGGTACGAATCTTATTCCACACCCGCGTGCGAATCCGGTCGATATTCAGCGGCATCGCCTCCAGCGCAAATAGCTTGCCCATCATTTCCGCGCTCGGGTAAACCTTGGTGTCGTTCTTGATCGCCGGGTCGATCAGTTTGTCGGCTTGTTCGTTGCCATTGGCGTAATGCACATAATTGGTGATGCCGGCCATGACATCGGGGCGCAGCAGGTAGTTCATGAAGGCGTAGCCGGCCTTCTCGTCCGGTGCGTCGACGGGCATGGCGACCATGTCGAACCAGATCGCCGCGCCTTCCTTGGGAATCGCATAACCGATCTCGACGCCATTCTTGGCTTCCTTGGCGCGATTCTCCGCTTGCAGTATGTCGCCGGAAAAGCCCACCGCTACGCAGATGTCGCCGTTGGCCAGGTCACTGGTGTACTTCGAAGAATGGAAGTAACTGACGTAGGGCCGCACTTTCATCAGCAAAGCTTCGGCTTTCTTGTAGTCTTCGGGATTTTTGCTGTGGTGCGGCAGGCCCAGATAGTTGAGCGCCGCCGGGAGCAGTTCCGGGCCGTTGTCGAGGATCGCCACGCCGCACTTCTGCAGTTTTTCCATGTATTCGGGCTTGAAGATCAGATCCCAGGAATCCACCGGCGCGTTGTCGCCCAGCACCGCTTTGACCTTGGCAATGTTGTAGCCGATACCGGTGCTGCCCCACAGATAAGGGAAACCGTGCTCGTTGTCAGGGTCATTGGTCTGCAGGGCCTTAAGCAGCGCTGGATTGAGGTTCTTCCAGTTCGGCAACTGACTCTTGTCGAGTTTCTTCAGCGCCCCACCCTGAACCTGCCGCGCCATGAAGTGGTTCGACGGAAAAACCACGTCGTAACCGGATTTGCCGGTCATCAACTTGCCGTCGAGGGTTTCGTTGCTGTCGTAGACGTCATAAGTGACGCCGATGCCCGTGTCTTTCTGGAAATTCTTTGTAGTGTCCGGGGCAATGTAGTCGGACCAGTTGTAGACCTTGACCGTCTCGGCTGCATGACTGACGGAAGCGGCCAGCAGCAGCGGCGCCAATGCGAGGGTTTTCTGGATCATGGGGCGATTCCTGTATGGGCTTTTTTTGTTGGCAGGCAATCAAAGGATCAAACAATCAGAAAATCAGCACGTAGCTCTTGCGCACGGTTTCCTGGATATCCCAGATCCCGAGCGTGTTGGCTGGCAACATCAGTGCGTCGCCGCCTTGTATCTGCAGGGTTTCGCCGCCACCGTCGGGGGTGAAGGTGCAGCGCCCGGAAATGAAATGGCAGAACTCCTGCGCGGTGATCTGCCGCCGCCAGCGGCCCGGGGTGCATTCCCAGACGCCGGTTT
This window contains:
- a CDS encoding polyamine ABC transporter substrate-binding protein: MIQKTLALAPLLLAASVSHAAETVKVYNWSDYIAPDTTKNFQKDTGIGVTYDVYDSNETLDGKLMTGKSGYDVVFPSNHFMARQVQGGALKKLDKSQLPNWKNLNPALLKALQTNDPDNEHGFPYLWGSTGIGYNIAKVKAVLGDNAPVDSWDLIFKPEYMEKLQKCGVAILDNGPELLPAALNYLGLPHHSKNPEDYKKAEALLMKVRPYVSYFHSSKYTSDLANGDICVAVGFSGDILQAENRAKEAKNGVEIGYAIPKEGAAIWFDMVAMPVDAPDEKAGYAFMNYLLRPDVMAGITNYVHYANGNEQADKLIDPAIKNDTKVYPSAEMMGKLFALEAMPLNIDRIRTRVWNKIRTGS
- a CDS encoding serralysin family metalloprotease; the encoded protein is MSKVKTNAVDSAEQAFQLAAFSSAYNQINSFSHQYDRGGNLTVNGKPSYTVDQAATQLLRDGAAYQDKDGSGKIELTYTFLTSASNSTMNKHGISGFSQFSAQQQAQAKLAMQSWADVANVTFTEKASGGDGHMTFGNYSGGQDGAAAFAYLPGTGAGYDGTSWYLINSGYTQNKNPDLNNYGRQTLTHEIGHTLGLAHPGDYNAGNGNPTYNDATYGQDTRGYSVMSYWSESNTNQNFSKGGVEAYSSGPLMDDIAAIQKLYGANTTTRTGDTTYGFNSNTGRDFLSASSSSDKVVFSVWDAGGKDTLDFSGFTQNQKINLNSASFSDVGGMVGNVSIAKGAVIENAIGGSGSDLLIGNSVANELKGGAGNDILYGAGGADKLWGGSGSDTFVFAASSDSKPGAIDQILDFVSGLDKIDLTGITNGAGLHFVNSFTGSAGDAVLTSSGGNSLLSVDFSGHGVADFIVSTVGQAATSDIVA
- a CDS encoding AprI/Inh family metalloprotease inhibitor, producing the protein MTRYVLTDTTMAWLMAVTLMMTGATSMASSLRLEEPSVFAGKWQATLSSTVDDLRAQKLQDKPSNTCSVELLANKTVGQGADCLGAWLEQAPIGWFPDPDGLSITGHEGSRIQFFSRQRDGLYLATLKSGLIVTLERTAPDN
- a CDS encoding cupin domain-containing protein produces the protein MSITQFKNTATLELEESNPVAVPLGEPVAIASTTSVERDDGVETGVWECTPGRWRRQITAQEFCHFISGRCTFTPDGGGETLQIQGGDALMLPANTLGIWDIQETVRKSYVLIF